From one Callithrix jacchus isolate 240 chromosome 2, calJac240_pri, whole genome shotgun sequence genomic stretch:
- the FASTKD3 gene encoding FAST kinase domain-containing protein 3, mitochondrial translates to MALITLRKNLYRLSDFRMHGTLATLKSQPPTHVHKVVKDCPCSWFCSQQPEPFKVRFHHARCKKFHLENGNDLHPLRGPVFSQVSDWDRLDQNVKNQDSQRFYKRLSNLTSSEEVLSFISTMETLPDTVAAGALQRICEVEKKDGDQGLPKEILENSIFQALCFQFEQEPSELSNTSLVTALQALILLHVDPQSSLLLNLVAECQNRLKKGGLEVHNLCILGESLIRLYSPGCEILELIISQLQGEKLETFTPEDIVALYRILQACAEKVDERQPFLNKINNFSLSIVSNLSPKLMSQMLTALVVLDQSQALPLIIKLGKYVVRHIPHFTHKELGRVLEAFIYFGHHDRFLTKALEQHVAAFHLTLDPEVVSRVMEYCSRKLILSKRILSAVAETFVCQSEKFSPSQISTLMEPFGKLNYLPPNASALFRKLENVLFTHFNYFPPKALLKLLHSCSLIECHPVNFMAKIFHPFFLQRLQGEESHLDRLSRAQLTQLFLTSILECPFYKGPKLLPKYQVKSFLTPCCSMETPMDFHLYNSVKIGLIDLLGARLYFASKVLTPYYYTIDVEIKLDEEGFVLPCTVNEDVHKRIALCIDGPQRFCSNSKHLLGKEAIKQRHLQLLGYQVVQMPYHEIEMLTRLELVEYLQRKLFSQNTVHW, encoded by the exons ATGGCTTTAATCACCTTGAGGAAGAACCTTTATCGTTTATCTGATTTTCGGATGCATGGAACTCTGGCTACTTTAAAAAGTCAACCTCCAACTCATGTTCACAAGGTAGTCAAGGACTGTCCGTGCTCTTGGTTCTGTTCACAACAGCCTGAGCCTTTCAAGGTCAGGTTCCATCATGCCCGTTGTAAAAAGTTTCATTTGGAAAATGGAAATGACCTTCATCCACTCAGGGGGCCAGTATTCTCTCAAGTATCTGACTGGGACAGGCTTGACCAAAACGTTAAAAATCAGGACAGTCAGAGGTTTTACAAGAGATTAAGCAACTTGACTTCATCAGAAGAAGTGTTAAGTTTTATAAGCACGATGGAAACCTTGCCTGACACTGTGGCAGCAGGAGCTTTACAACGAATCTGTGAAGTGGAAAAAAAGGATGGTGATCAAGGGCTGCCAAAAGAAATACTGGAGAATAGCATCTTTCAAGCTTTATGCTTTCAGTTTGAACAGGAACCCTCAGAGCTGTCAAACACTAGTTTGGTGACTGCTTTGCAAGCTCTGATTCTGTTGCATGTGGATCCTCAAAGTAGCCTGTTACTGAACCTGGTGGCAGAATGCCAAAATCGTCTCAAAAAGGGTGGCCTGGAAGTTCACAATCTTTGTATCCTTGGGGAAAGTCTGATTAGACTGTACAGTCCAGGTTGTGAGATACTAGAACTGATTATAAGTCAACTGCAAggtgaaaaattggaaacatttaCCCCAGAGGATATTGTGGCCCTTTATAGAATCTTGCAGGCATGTGCTGAAAAAGTGGATGAACGCCAgccatttttaaataagataaacAACTTTTCCCTTTCAATAGTTTCCAATCTGAGTCCTAAACTGATGAGCCAAATGCTCACTGCCCTGGTGGTTCTTGATCAAAGTCAAGCACTTCCTCTGATTATAAAATTGGGCAAATATGTCGTGAGGCATATCCCACATTTCACTCACAAGGAGCTTGGGAGAGTCTTGGAGGCGTTCATATATTTTGGGCACCATGACAGATTTTTGACAAAAGCCCTAGAGCAGCATGTAGCTGCATTCCATCTCACCCTGGATCCTGAAGTTGTCAGCAGAGTCATGGAGTACTGCAGTAGAAAACTGATTCTTTCAAAACGCATCCTCAGTGCAGTCGCAGAAACTTTTGTTTGCCAATCAGAAAAATTTTCACCTAGTCAGATTTCTACATTAATGGAACCATTTGGAAAGCTCAATTATTTGCCACCAAATGCCTCTGCTTTATTTCGAAAGCTGGAAAATGTGCTATTCActcatttcaattattttccaCCCAAAGCACTATTGAAACTTCTTCATTCATGTTCACTTATTGAATGCCATCCAGTCAACTTTATGGCAAAAATATTCCACCCTTTTTTCCTTCAACGGCTGCAAG GTGAAGAATCTCATTTGGACAGACTGAGTAGGGCACAACTGACCCAACTTTTTTTAACCTCTATCCTAGAATGCCCTTTCTATAAG GGTCCAAAACTCCTTCCTAAGTATCAAGTGAAATCATTTCTTACCCCATGCTGTTCCATGGAAACCCCTATGGATTTTCATCTTTATAACTCTGTGAAGATTGGGCTGATTGACCTTTTAGGAGCAAGATTATATTTTGCTTCAAAAGTGTTGACACCCTATTATTATACAATAG ATGTTGAGATTAAATTAGATGAAGAAGGATTTGTATTGCCATGCACAGTTAATGAAGATGTCCATAAAAG gATAGCACTGTGTATTGATGGTCCACAAAGATTTTGCTCTAATAGCAAACACTTACTGGGAAAAGAAGCTATTAAACAAAGACACCTACAGTTACTCGGTTATCAAGTTGTTCAG ATGCCCTATCATGAGATTGAGATGCTAACAAGACTCGAATTGGTggaatatttacaaagaaaactgTTTTCTCAAAACACTGTTCATTGGTGA